The Aureitalea marina genome includes a window with the following:
- a CDS encoding MFS transporter, translated as MIQTDQSKRYPKLVLLVMMVFFSISLITNILNSILADVKVSFELSLAMAGWLPFSFFVAYGVMSIPAGFLVEKYSDKRLLITAFVCIAIASVIFAFFPSFGLFSITLFLLGCSMAVLQVIINPMLRVAGGEADFAFNSVLAQLVFGLASFVSPYLYIGLVSEETQDGLTVLLRSLVPADMPWVSLYLIFALIALLFWLVISRMKFPEIIRSTDEQGGGRKTYTYLLSNKYTLLFFLGIFCYVGTEQGIGNWISEFLYQYHGLDPQTTGASTVSYFWGLLTVGCLLGLLLLKLLDSRMVLIGSALLAMGCLFTALTAGPQLAVYGFAATGFSISVMWSIIFSLGLNSVREHHGALSGILCTGIAGGAILPLIVGMIGDSLDLRAGMYFLFIPLAFILSIGFWAKPLINNRRFKKGSEDVH; from the coding sequence ATGATACAAACCGATCAATCTAAACGTTATCCCAAGCTGGTTTTGCTTGTGATGATGGTCTTTTTCTCGATCTCACTGATCACCAATATTTTGAATTCCATCCTGGCTGATGTCAAAGTGAGTTTCGAACTCAGCCTGGCAATGGCTGGTTGGCTTCCCTTTTCCTTCTTTGTTGCTTATGGGGTCATGAGTATACCTGCGGGATTCCTGGTCGAAAAGTATTCGGACAAGCGTTTGCTGATCACTGCCTTTGTGTGCATTGCGATTGCCTCGGTCATTTTTGCATTCTTCCCTTCATTCGGGCTATTCAGCATTACCCTTTTTTTACTGGGTTGTAGTATGGCTGTTCTGCAAGTGATCATCAACCCCATGTTGCGAGTTGCCGGTGGAGAGGCGGACTTCGCATTTAACTCCGTCTTGGCCCAACTGGTCTTCGGATTGGCTTCTTTTGTGAGTCCTTACCTGTACATCGGTTTGGTAAGTGAGGAAACTCAGGACGGATTGACCGTTTTGCTGCGTTCTCTGGTTCCGGCAGATATGCCCTGGGTTTCACTCTATTTGATCTTTGCCCTGATAGCCTTATTGTTCTGGTTGGTCATTAGCCGTATGAAATTCCCTGAGATCATCAGGAGTACGGACGAACAAGGTGGTGGCCGAAAAACCTATACCTACCTCCTCTCTAATAAATACACCCTATTGTTCTTTCTGGGAATATTTTGCTATGTAGGAACGGAACAGGGAATTGGCAACTGGATCTCAGAATTCTTATATCAATATCATGGATTAGACCCCCAAACCACAGGTGCCTCAACGGTTTCCTATTTTTGGGGATTGTTGACAGTAGGATGTCTACTTGGACTTTTACTGCTTAAATTATTGGATAGTCGCATGGTGCTTATCGGTTCTGCCCTACTGGCCATGGGCTGTCTGTTTACTGCACTGACAGCGGGGCCCCAGTTAGCTGTATATGGATTTGCGGCTACCGGTTTTTCGATCTCGGTGATGTGGTCCATCATCTTCTCCCTGGGACTGAATTCGGTCCGGGAACATCATGGAGCCCTATCCGGGATCTTATGTACAGGAATAGCGGGCGGAGCAATTTTGCCATTGATTGTAGGAATGATAGGCGACAGTCTGGATCTTCGCGCTGGCATGTACTTCTTGTTCATCCCCCTTGCCTTTATCCTGAGTATCGGATTTTGGGCCAAGCCATTGATCAATAACAGACGGTTTAAAAAAGGAAGTGAAGATGTACACTAA
- a CDS encoding Xaa-Pro dipeptidyl-peptidase, producing the protein MIRKFSFFLLALACIQAVGQSSETAKAKPVFENGEAQLVEAFSDYENWIRHDLWVETEFDTDGDGQPDRMHVAVTRPGQTDSEGLKLPVIYVSSPYFAGVAGNVEGLFWDVKHEVGEQPPKPRVHPEVVRRGERPIISNSHIETWVPRGYIVVHSSSPGTGLSQGAPTVGGDNESLAPKAVIQWLTGKDNGYTSPDGGEKVSAYWSTGKVGMTGTSYNGTIPLAAATTGVEGLEAIIPIAPNTSYYHYYRSNGLIRHPGGYLGEDIDVLYDFIHSGDTAKRAYNNKIVRDTEMANGMDRITGDYNEFWAGRDYLNDMEPMKTALLMSHGFNDWNVMPEHSYRIYEAARAKGLPVQIFYHQNGHGGPPPLSLRNRWFTRYLHGIENGVEDDPKSWIVREADKRDNPTPYPDYPHPDAEDVKLYPMKGGNQMGDLSLVQNRMIALEKVVDDVSISGDSLAKSSNSDHRLLYQTPVLTKDLHLSGVAEIKVKMASSKPACNLSVWLVSLPWNPDNKAAITENIITRGWADLQNHESLESSEPLEPGKFYEMSFELQPDDQIIAAGQRIALMVFSSDKDFTIWPKPGTELTLDLSGTYLSLPVVGGNDALKAATR; encoded by the coding sequence ATGATTAGAAAATTTTCCTTCTTTCTCCTGGCTTTGGCATGTATCCAAGCCGTGGGGCAATCCAGTGAAACGGCCAAAGCTAAACCCGTATTCGAAAATGGTGAGGCCCAGCTAGTAGAAGCCTTCAGTGATTATGAAAATTGGATTCGCCATGACCTTTGGGTGGAAACTGAATTCGATACCGATGGAGATGGTCAACCAGATCGTATGCATGTCGCGGTTACCAGACCAGGACAAACTGACTCTGAAGGCTTGAAATTGCCTGTTATATATGTGAGTAGCCCTTATTTTGCCGGGGTAGCTGGCAATGTGGAAGGTCTTTTCTGGGATGTGAAACATGAAGTTGGTGAACAACCACCCAAGCCTAGGGTGCATCCAGAAGTCGTCAGACGTGGAGAACGGCCTATCATCTCTAATTCCCATATCGAAACCTGGGTACCCAGGGGATATATTGTTGTCCACAGTTCCTCACCGGGAACCGGTCTCTCCCAAGGTGCTCCTACCGTTGGTGGAGATAATGAATCCCTCGCACCCAAGGCGGTGATCCAATGGCTAACCGGTAAAGACAACGGCTACACCAGTCCGGATGGAGGCGAAAAGGTAAGCGCTTATTGGAGTACTGGAAAGGTAGGTATGACTGGGACCAGTTATAACGGTACGATTCCATTGGCCGCTGCAACCACTGGGGTTGAAGGGCTTGAAGCTATCATCCCCATAGCACCCAATACCTCCTATTATCACTATTATCGTTCCAATGGCTTGATCCGACATCCCGGCGGATATTTAGGAGAAGACATCGATGTCCTCTACGATTTCATCCACAGCGGTGACACGGCCAAGCGAGCCTATAACAACAAGATCGTTCGGGATACCGAAATGGCCAACGGCATGGACCGCATTACCGGAGATTACAATGAATTCTGGGCGGGTCGGGACTATCTGAACGATATGGAACCCATGAAAACAGCCCTATTGATGTCGCATGGATTCAACGATTGGAACGTGATGCCAGAACACAGCTATCGGATCTATGAAGCAGCCCGGGCAAAAGGACTACCCGTTCAAATCTTTTATCATCAAAATGGTCATGGTGGACCTCCTCCCCTTAGCCTTAGGAACAGATGGTTTACCCGTTACCTGCATGGAATTGAGAACGGGGTGGAAGATGATCCGAAGTCTTGGATCGTGCGCGAGGCTGACAAAAGGGATAATCCCACGCCTTATCCGGACTATCCCCATCCAGATGCCGAGGATGTAAAACTCTATCCCATGAAAGGTGGTAACCAAATGGGAGACCTGTCCCTTGTACAAAACCGCATGATAGCCCTGGAAAAAGTGGTTGACGATGTATCCATTTCTGGAGATTCCCTGGCCAAATCCAGTAATAGTGATCACCGCTTGTTATATCAGACTCCTGTCCTGACCAAGGATCTGCACCTTTCCGGAGTCGCTGAGATCAAAGTAAAGATGGCCAGTTCTAAACCGGCTTGTAACCTTTCGGTCTGGCTGGTTAGCCTGCCGTGGAACCCAGATAATAAAGCTGCGATCACCGAAAATATCATCACCCGAGGTTGGGCGGATCTGCAAAATCACGAGAGTCTGGAAAGCAGTGAACCTTTGGAACCTGGAAAATTCTACGAAATGAGCTTCGAGTTGCAACCGGATGATCAGATCATAGCTGCGGGGCAGCGTATTGCTCTTATGGTATTTTCTAGTGACAAGGACTTCACCATATGGCCCAAACCAGGTACAGAACTGACCCTGGACCTCTCTGGCACCTATTTGAGCTTGCCCGTGGTTGGCGGTAACGATGCACTGAAAGCCGCTACCCGTTAA
- a CDS encoding carboxypeptidase-like regulatory domain-containing protein, giving the protein MIVRLVDVCNSMRNGFQLVVILFVAFSIQAQTGYQTYKGKVVDEDNRHVLESVNLQVKNTNISTVTNAEGEFTLKVDNDLNTGIVIVSLLGYQPQEISLDAIQNGDTRIELKQQVTSLSEVSLVAFGNAEALVRRVFNDKYNNQLDEPVLMTAFYRETIKKRRRNVSLTEAVVNIYKQPYSSLRRDILELRKARKNTDYRRLDTVAIKLQGGPFSTVFLDVMKYPEFIFTSENIGEYRYEFMTPLTVNNRTVYVVSFTLKDRMDQPHYFGNLYIDTETLALVSAKYELNVGDRKAASRMFVKKKPRDVTAYPLSANYHVDYREKNGKWHYGYGRVNLSFKVDKRGKLFNTTYTLASEMAVTDWEPNPNNTLAKAKDRLRPNVVITDQVSGFSDPDFWGPLNVIEPEKSIESAINKIRRQLRRNGD; this is encoded by the coding sequence ATGATTGTCAGACTGGTGGATGTATGTAACTCAATGAGAAACGGCTTTCAGCTAGTGGTCATCTTGTTTGTCGCATTTTCTATTCAGGCACAGACCGGTTACCAGACCTATAAAGGCAAAGTGGTAGATGAGGACAATCGCCATGTACTGGAGTCGGTCAATTTGCAGGTCAAGAATACCAATATTAGTACGGTGACCAATGCCGAAGGTGAATTCACCCTGAAAGTGGACAATGATCTGAATACCGGGATAGTCATTGTTTCCCTGTTGGGTTATCAGCCCCAAGAGATCTCCCTGGACGCCATCCAAAATGGTGACACTCGGATAGAACTCAAGCAGCAGGTAACCAGCCTGAGTGAAGTTAGCTTGGTTGCTTTTGGCAATGCGGAGGCTTTAGTGAGGCGTGTGTTTAACGATAAGTACAATAACCAACTGGACGAACCCGTGCTGATGACTGCCTTTTACAGGGAAACGATCAAAAAAAGAAGAAGGAACGTATCGCTAACCGAAGCCGTGGTGAACATATATAAACAACCCTATTCATCACTTAGAAGAGATATTTTGGAATTGCGAAAAGCAAGAAAGAATACGGATTATCGCCGCCTGGATACAGTTGCCATAAAACTGCAGGGAGGTCCGTTCTCTACTGTATTCCTTGACGTGATGAAATACCCGGAATTCATCTTTACTTCGGAAAACATAGGGGAGTACCGCTACGAATTTATGACCCCTTTGACGGTGAATAACAGAACGGTTTATGTGGTTTCGTTTACCTTGAAGGATCGGATGGATCAACCCCACTATTTTGGCAACCTCTACATCGATACGGAAACTCTGGCTCTAGTCAGTGCCAAATACGAATTGAATGTGGGAGACCGAAAAGCGGCCAGCCGTATGTTTGTAAAGAAGAAACCAAGGGATGTTACGGCTTATCCGCTAAGTGCAAATTACCATGTGGATTACAGAGAGAAGAATGGTAAATGGCATTATGGTTACGGCCGGGTCAACCTCTCATTCAAGGTAGATAAACGGGGTAAACTTTTTAACACTACCTATACACTGGCCAGCGAAATGGCCGTAACCGATTGGGAACCCAATCCGAATAATACCCTCGCTAAAGCCAAGGATAGATTGCGGCCGAATGTGGTAATTACCGATCAGGTTTCAGGATTCTCCGATCCAGACTTCTGGGGCCCGCTCAATGTGATCGAGCCCGAGAAATCTATAGAATCGGCAATAAATAAAATCAGACGGCAGTTACGCCGCAATGGAGATTAA
- a CDS encoding WD40/YVTN/BNR-like repeat-containing protein, producing MRTTINLIACIMLFFLPLNAQKKGDNTTKSLNDQMSALKWRNIGPFRGGRSVTSSGVVGQPMTYYMGSTGGGVWKTTDDGITWKNVSDAYFKTGTVGAIAVSESNPNLVVVGMGEHAARGVMTSMGDGVYKSTDAGKTWKHIGLDFTRHISDVIIHPENDDIIFVAAQGAQFGDSEDRGIYRSTDGGENWEKVLYIDQKTGASSLSMDMTNPLILYAAMWEHRRYPWTMESGGPNSGLYKSTDGGSTWDQMKGGLPAEFGKAGISVSRANPERVFAVIEAEGEKGGVYRSDNAGKKWTQVNKNRVNIARSWYYMEIFADPQNENIVYVLNAPVMKSIDGGKSFSNVPVPHGDNHHLWIHPQNNQIMINSNDGGANISNNGGRSWSSQQNQPTAQFYRVITDNRAPYYVYGGQQDNSAIAIASRTNDGGIDWKDWYSVAGCESAYLAFDPDNPIVVYGGCYQGIIERWMKESGEGKGINQYPELGLSKAPKDAKYRHNWNAPIISSPHDRNTIYHAGNHVFKTTDGGQSWTIISPDLTRNEADKHGPGGGPYTNEAAGGENYNTIMYLVESPHEAGVLYAGTDDGLLHLTKDGGTTWNAITPGNFGEGIINSIEVSPHDPATAYVAVMRYKQMDLKPYIFKTTNYGQNWTKITNGISGDHTFVRAVREDPKRQGLLYAGTETGLYVSMDSGNNWEKMQLNLPVVPINDLVIQDNDLVVATAGRSFWILDDLTALQNFNSTQNQLTIFQPKPSYRIFGGRAPAGTPGLGQNPVSGVTFDYFVPEKPDSLDLTLTIKQGDQVIRTISSKAPKGFKSWPGGPSRPAVLPAKQGYNRFSWNFRRDDLPTVNQVFVFGGTNGSRVGPGPYTLELKLGDQVSSTTAQILPNPRLSASNSDYAAQQQMLMELEGMVKAIHESVNDMRSVRDQLKGYKILLDDKEEAAELITTGDSLIQRITSWEENLIQAKQKTFQDVINFNNKLNAEILFLMGVVDGAIPEITTGERQRLADLKKDWAVYEQEKNSIIQTEMQQYNQLYNQLQLPALIMKDD from the coding sequence ATGAGAACTACCATCAATCTGATAGCATGTATCATGCTGTTTTTCTTACCATTAAACGCCCAAAAGAAGGGTGACAATACAACCAAAAGCCTAAATGATCAAATGAGCGCACTCAAATGGCGGAACATCGGTCCTTTTAGGGGTGGTCGTTCTGTAACTTCCAGTGGCGTTGTTGGACAACCGATGACCTACTACATGGGAAGTACGGGAGGTGGAGTTTGGAAGACCACCGACGACGGCATCACCTGGAAAAATGTCTCCGATGCCTATTTCAAGACGGGTACAGTAGGCGCTATAGCTGTTTCTGAGTCCAACCCTAACCTGGTTGTGGTTGGTATGGGCGAGCATGCGGCCAGGGGGGTAATGACCTCCATGGGCGATGGTGTATACAAATCCACGGATGCCGGTAAGACCTGGAAGCACATCGGTTTGGATTTTACCCGCCATATTTCCGATGTGATCATACATCCAGAAAATGACGATATCATTTTTGTAGCTGCACAAGGCGCTCAATTCGGGGATTCGGAAGATCGCGGTATTTACAGAAGTACAGATGGAGGAGAAAATTGGGAGAAGGTGCTTTACATCGATCAAAAGACAGGAGCTTCTTCCCTTTCCATGGATATGACCAATCCGCTTATCCTTTATGCCGCCATGTGGGAACATAGGCGTTATCCCTGGACCATGGAATCCGGCGGGCCTAATTCAGGATTGTATAAGTCGACTGATGGTGGCAGCACCTGGGACCAGATGAAGGGAGGTTTACCTGCAGAGTTTGGAAAAGCCGGTATCTCCGTGTCTCGCGCAAATCCGGAACGGGTCTTTGCCGTGATAGAAGCCGAAGGAGAAAAAGGCGGAGTCTACAGGTCTGATAATGCCGGGAAAAAATGGACACAGGTCAATAAGAACCGCGTAAATATTGCCCGGTCCTGGTACTATATGGAGATCTTTGCCGATCCGCAGAACGAGAACATCGTTTATGTGCTGAACGCCCCGGTCATGAAATCCATTGATGGAGGGAAGAGTTTTAGTAATGTACCGGTTCCGCATGGGGATAATCATCATTTGTGGATCCACCCTCAGAACAACCAGATCATGATCAACTCCAATGATGGAGGCGCCAATATCTCCAACAATGGAGGACGATCATGGAGCTCTCAACAAAATCAACCCACCGCCCAGTTCTATAGGGTGATCACGGACAATCGAGCGCCCTACTATGTCTATGGCGGACAGCAGGACAACTCGGCTATAGCTATAGCCAGTCGCACCAACGATGGCGGAATAGATTGGAAGGACTGGTATTCCGTAGCTGGTTGTGAGAGTGCCTACCTGGCGTTTGACCCAGATAATCCCATAGTGGTCTATGGCGGTTGTTACCAGGGTATCATTGAACGTTGGATGAAAGAGTCCGGCGAAGGTAAAGGCATTAACCAATACCCGGAATTGGGATTGAGCAAGGCACCCAAAGATGCCAAATACAGACATAACTGGAATGCACCGATCATTAGCTCTCCTCATGACCGAAACACTATTTATCATGCCGGAAATCACGTGTTCAAGACTACTGACGGAGGGCAAAGCTGGACTATCATCAGTCCGGACCTAACCAGGAACGAAGCCGATAAGCACGGGCCAGGTGGAGGACCTTACACCAACGAGGCCGCCGGTGGAGAGAACTACAATACTATAATGTACCTGGTGGAATCTCCCCATGAGGCAGGAGTGCTCTATGCCGGAACTGACGATGGGCTGCTTCACTTGACCAAGGATGGGGGTACAACCTGGAATGCAATCACTCCCGGTAATTTTGGAGAAGGTATCATAAACAGTATAGAAGTTTCTCCTCACGACCCTGCCACGGCTTATGTTGCCGTTATGCGATACAAGCAGATGGACCTGAAGCCTTATATATTCAAGACCACCAATTACGGTCAGAATTGGACCAAGATCACCAATGGAATCAGTGGAGACCACACCTTCGTAAGAGCAGTAAGGGAGGACCCCAAAAGACAAGGTTTACTCTATGCTGGTACAGAAACCGGCCTATATGTTTCTATGGACTCAGGAAATAATTGGGAGAAGATGCAACTCAACCTTCCGGTTGTACCCATTAACGATCTCGTCATTCAGGACAATGATCTGGTCGTAGCCACAGCCGGTCGTTCATTTTGGATACTGGACGATCTGACCGCACTGCAGAATTTTAACTCCACCCAGAACCAACTGACCATCTTCCAACCCAAACCAAGTTATAGGATCTTTGGAGGCAGAGCTCCTGCCGGTACACCTGGACTTGGTCAAAACCCGGTCTCCGGGGTTACTTTCGATTATTTCGTCCCAGAGAAACCGGACAGCCTGGATCTGACCCTTACCATTAAGCAAGGAGACCAAGTTATTCGCACCATCAGCAGTAAGGCCCCCAAAGGTTTTAAAAGCTGGCCCGGCGGTCCGTCAAGACCTGCTGTTCTTCCTGCGAAACAAGGATATAACCGGTTTAGCTGGAATTTCCGAAGGGACGACCTGCCTACAGTAAATCAGGTCTTTGTATTTGGTGGCACCAATGGTAGTCGTGTTGGCCCCGGACCCTATACCCTGGAACTAAAATTAGGCGATCAGGTGAGCAGTACAACAGCTCAAATTCTTCCGAACCCAAGACTCTCCGCTAGTAATTCAGACTACGCTGCTCAACAGCAAATGCTAATGGAGTTGGAAGGAATGGTCAAAGCTATTCATGAATCGGTCAACGACATGCGTTCGGTACGGGATCAACTGAAAGGCTACAAGATACTGCTGGATGACAAGGAAGAAGCAGCAGAATTAATCACCACAGGAGACAGCTTGATCCAGCGGATCACAAGCTGGGAAGAGAACCTGATACAAGCAAAACAAAAGACCTTCCAGGATGTTATCAACTTCAACAATAAGCTGAATGCAGAGATACTGTTTCTAATGGGTGTTGTGGACGGTGCCATACCTGAGATCACTACAGGAGAACGTCAGCGACTTGCAGATCTGAAGAAAGATTGGGCAGTTTATGAACAAGAGAAGAACAGCATCATTCAAACCGAGATGCAACAATACAACCAACTCTACAACCAGTTGCAACTGCCTGCGCTGATTATGAAGGACGATTAA
- a CDS encoding ABC transporter ATP-binding protein, which yields MIFQTDAISKSFGQRLVLDQVNFGCQAGEIKAVIGPNGAGKTTLFKLILGLLRPDSGKVHWKAETERSVGAIIEKPSFYSYLNASENIRLFGKLQGHRINSEKVTEILVRVGLDPDRKDPVRNYSMGMKQRLGIAIALLGDPEVLILDEPFSGLDPMGIRSLSDLLTDLAKEEDKAIVISSHFMDQLIKFCDQVSVMSKGSIIVEGSSYDLLSADPKTYRLEGPDLLSSDVLKELDLQVDKHRVNVRSDQMLMQDLLGKLLEEGTVITACIPLLAIEELMKPEQ from the coding sequence ATGATCTTTCAAACGGATGCCATCTCGAAATCCTTTGGACAAAGACTGGTCCTGGATCAGGTTAACTTTGGTTGCCAAGCTGGTGAGATAAAAGCGGTTATCGGTCCGAACGGTGCCGGAAAGACTACACTATTCAAATTGATTTTGGGTTTGTTACGGCCAGACTCAGGAAAGGTACATTGGAAAGCTGAAACGGAAAGATCCGTCGGTGCTATCATCGAGAAACCATCTTTTTATTCCTATTTGAATGCCTCAGAGAATATCCGGCTCTTCGGCAAGTTGCAAGGCCATAGAATAAATTCTGAGAAGGTTACCGAAATATTGGTCCGAGTTGGTTTGGATCCAGATCGCAAAGATCCGGTCAGGAATTATTCTATGGGAATGAAGCAACGTCTGGGAATTGCAATTGCCTTGCTTGGCGATCCCGAGGTCCTGATATTGGACGAACCTTTTTCCGGTCTGGACCCTATGGGAATACGTTCCTTAAGTGACTTGCTTACCGATCTTGCGAAAGAAGAGGATAAAGCCATAGTCATCTCCTCTCACTTTATGGATCAACTGATCAAGTTTTGTGATCAGGTATCGGTCATGTCCAAGGGATCTATTATCGTAGAAGGGAGTTCATATGATCTCTTGAGTGCAGATCCTAAAACATACCGTCTTGAAGGTCCTGACCTGCTGTCTTCTGACGTACTAAAGGAATTAGACCTGCAGGTGGATAAACACCGCGTCAATGTTCGAAGCGATCAGATGCTCATGCAGGACTTACTGGGAAAATTACTGGAAGAAGGAACAGTGATCACTGCTTGTATACCTCTTCTGGCCATTGAAGAACTGATGAAACCGGAACAGTGA
- a CDS encoding ABC transporter permease yields the protein MTSLINIEIFKLLKQKRTYLAIVAIFVFELVVLWVAHDQGKAILDTLLDRLKDTFYFSGELLNGNLITYLLLNSLWFHLPLILMIIVSGMMCSEYEDGTLRAVLLQPISRWQFLMSKYLVASLFTIIVVLFLGVTAIGFSHLLFGGGDLVVYFERFTFFDQTEALRRLGLAFVAGSVTMVFYTVVSMTLAVLFKQTIKTWIVAAVFLVCSNLLVQVDLGSEWLNLWFFPKLTNTWQEFFVTDIDWSLIGVRLMVLTVYTLLAASVGFWIFNRREIG from the coding sequence GTGACAAGTTTGATCAACATAGAAATATTTAAACTACTCAAGCAGAAGAGAACCTACCTTGCCATAGTGGCGATCTTTGTTTTCGAGCTGGTTGTGCTTTGGGTAGCCCATGATCAAGGTAAGGCCATTCTGGATACCTTATTGGATCGACTAAAGGACACCTTTTACTTCAGCGGGGAATTGCTTAACGGCAATTTGATCACCTACCTGTTACTGAATTCGCTTTGGTTTCATCTTCCGTTGATCCTCATGATCATAGTCTCCGGGATGATGTGTTCTGAGTATGAGGATGGAACACTCAGAGCTGTTTTATTGCAACCAATCTCCAGATGGCAATTTCTAATGTCCAAATACCTGGTTGCTTCTTTATTTACAATTATAGTCGTCCTTTTCCTAGGTGTTACAGCAATAGGCTTTTCCCATTTGCTCTTTGGAGGAGGAGACCTGGTGGTCTATTTTGAACGATTCACCTTTTTCGATCAAACTGAAGCCCTGAGACGTTTGGGCTTGGCTTTTGTTGCAGGCTCTGTGACCATGGTGTTCTATACTGTGGTCAGTATGACCCTGGCTGTGCTTTTCAAACAAACCATTAAGACCTGGATAGTTGCTGCTGTTTTTCTGGTGTGTTCAAACTTGCTTGTACAGGTGGACCTGGGGTCCGAATGGCTAAACCTTTGGTTCTTTCCTAAACTGACCAATACCTGGCAAGAGTTCTTTGTGACCGATATCGATTGGAGCTTGATCGGTGTGCGATTAATGGTTTTAACAGTTTACACGCTCTTAGCAGCGAGCGTAGGTTTTTGGATATTCAATAGGAGGGAGATAGGATGA